One window of Medicago truncatula cultivar Jemalong A17 chromosome 2, MtrunA17r5.0-ANR, whole genome shotgun sequence genomic DNA carries:
- the LOC120578049 gene encoding uncharacterized protein: MCFFFVFFFVCSMSITVAFHHGGLFVRDWLICYKGGEESVFNLDVDKWCYFELEGYANDLQKQYNYGKRYRMWWKVEEEVDFKLVRLDEDVVVMKEYATKKICKLDIFIEHDVVESDGVVVNVPKYIEESEPVKNSSCKGKEKVVESEGSEDEQVDAGGYSGDEDSDVRGDRFDDSEEERGLGMEDGFGLADSNYLMIEGPSTTHSDQRNEDEKLLDRVEIDVDYESDSLASSDPDDSDEEKGKRYEKFRMEQLNKKFKFKVGMEFRSLAEFKEAFTEWNVINGWEFKMVKNDHLRVRAVCNHKLMQLLVMSLMCLHLKSQLLFNLHKLMQLILLLLKGLNQRSLNLLKGLNLHLLLLSMVYQLQMHLLLHLHQLLSMVHQKQMHHLSHQTKKNMLRWCMMLHTCKREQKPQ; the protein is encoded by the exons atgtgttttttttttgtttttttttttgtatgtagCATGTCTATTACCGTAGCTTTTCATCATGGAGGGTTATTTGTTAGGGATTGGTTGATATGTTACAAAGGTGGTGAAGAATCAGTGTTTAATTTAGATGTTGATAAGTGGTGTTATTTTGAACTAGAAGGGTATGCAAATGatttacaaaaacaatataattatgGGAAAAGGTATAGGATGTGGTGGaaggttgaagaagaggttgattTCAAGTTAGTTAGGTTAGATGAAGATGTTGTAGTAATGAAGGAGTATGCTACTAAAAAGATATGTAAGCTTGATATATTCATTGAGCATGATGTTGTTGAAAGTGATGGTGTTGTTGTTAATGTTCCTAAGTATATAGAAGAATCTGAACCTGTTAAGAATAGCAGTTGTAAGGGGAAGGAAAAAGTGGTTGAAAGTGAAGGTTCTGAGGATGAGCAAGTTGATGCTGGTGGATATAGTGGTGATGAAGATTCTGATGTTAGAGGAGACAGGTTTGATGACAGTGAAGAAGAGAGAGGTTTAGGAATGGAGGATGGGTTTGGTTTAGCTGATTCTAATTATCTCATGATTGAAGGTCCAAGTACTACTCACTCTGATCAAAGAAATGAAGATGAGAAGTTATTAGATAGGGTTGAAatagatgttgattatgaaagtGATTCATTGGCCAGCTCTGACCCTGATGATTCTGATGAGGAAAAAGGTAAAAGATATGAAAAGTTTAGGATGGAACAGCTTAACAAGAAATTCAAGTTCAAGGTTGGCATGGAGTTTAGGTCCCTAgctgagttcaaggaagcattTACTGAGTGGAATGTAATAAATGGGTGGGAGTTTAAGATGGTGAAAAATGATCATTTAAGGGTTAGGGCAGTTTGCAATCATAAGTTAATGCAACTACTGGTAATGTCCCTGATGTGTCTGCACCTGAAGTCTCAGTTGTTGTTCAACCTACACAAGTTAATGCAACTGATCCTGCTACTGCTAAAAGGTCTCAACCAAAGAAGTCTCAACCTGCTAAAAGGTCTCAACCTGCATCTGCTACTGCTGTCAATGGTGTACCAACTGCAAATGCACCTGCTACTGCACTTGCACCAACTGTTGTCAATGGTGCACCAAAAGCAAATGCACCATTTAAGCCACCAAACAAA AAAAAACATGCTGAGATGGTGTATGATGTTACACACCTGCAAAAGAGAGCAAAAACCACAATGA